TTTCTCTTCTCCTGTTACAATAGTATAGTGTTAAATACACTTCTTTTCACGCCGGACACACAAGTTTGATTCCTGATCAGAGGGCACACTCGACAGGAAATGagaaatgtgtattttccctgttctacatatatttataagggCACAGCCCTTCGtgggcacgaagtgcgaagcacttctaaggtaacacacaCATGAAAGTATAAGAAAAATCACAATCTTTCAAATTCAATCcaacacactgacagcttcagtttgcggccgccattgttttacccactgtaaaaaatcccatcagcgtgaatgTGATGCTTTGAAatcaggtaattatataatcgagcggttcaaacgcttttatgatccgaAAAACATAATCTTCATCCAGCAGAAGCTCGGTGATATTGCTCTTTgattgcaagcgttcaagtgatagaccactttcaatataatcagctgactaaaaacggaatatctgttacggaaataaaatgtGGATTTTCTTCTAAAACAGGGGTTCGGGGACAAGGacagagtgtgaatatatgaataaaaaataaacagaaaatttggcgacattatttccataaattggaCTTTTTagcattgcataattaatggtttactgaaacatctggctgcaccctttaaggccttgccttcagtcatattaatcATGAAGGGCAGGAAGTgtgaagcacttctaaggtaacgcATACTggtacatgaaaatataagaaaaaacacaatcttcaaaattcaatcctacacactgacagcttcagtttgcggccacCATTAttttacccactgtaaaaaatcccatcaCCATGAATGCGATGcttgaagtcagctcattatataatcaagcgatTCAAACGCTTTCAAGATCTgacgaacgtaatcttcatccggcagaagctcaACGCTGTTGCTCTTAATTTGCAAGTGTTCAAGTGATAGACTACCGTCCAATATAATCACCTGACCAAAAAGGGCATATCTGTTacgaaaaaaaagtttctttcttCTCTTATGTaggtttccttctcaaatgggggtttGGGTACAAAaatagagtgtgaatatatgaataaaaaataaacagaaaattcggctccattatttccataaattgaacttttaaacattgcataattaatgctTAGTGAAACATCTGGCGATGCCCTTTAAAGgaaacagaaaattcggctccattatttccataaattgaactttaaaacattgcataattaatgcttactgaaacatctggcggCGCCCTtcaaagggacatgaacctaaatattcatgtaaattttagtaaaatacatatttaagatgTGTCAgttaccttactaagtaatatatatcagttattgtgcaaatgtgtcaaataaaataattataagggAAATTCCATATTTcagtattttgaaccggcccggtcaaattttgtaacgatagtaaAGTAgagttgaactttagtgaccttcCACAATGCAGTGCACAAATAAAAtgcatgtaaacaaaatggtgggtcaaaaacgtgggtgaaagGAACACAAGcgaattccgatagaaaacagtgtacgtcaagagtcagtaacgtgcgcgattgggaaagtaggtaaatataatcGTATTATATGgatttgttactaaaaataacCTAAATTGctgaattttcaaattttgctatACTTTATCAAAAATCGCATTGATATATGCCAagataaagtacaatttactgaaATTTGTGCAGTAGAAGTGTTTGTTACTTAGGGACTTGATGCAACTTTTCTCAAAGTATTGCATCAATTTTCAATATACTTTCCGACATGgaaataaatctattttttgCATAAGTGTTGTGTTTCATAGTTAGATAAATGCGATTTGTGGAAATAGTTTGGAAAAGCTAATTTCAAAGCAATTTCCtctatttttagtaaaaatCTATACTCCAATTGAGGTATAATACTCTAGTTTGCGTATAATACGCAAGTTGGTGGTTTTCCCCGACCTGCTAAACCCTGTACaaagtacatttgtacatacagtacagtcagtacatgtacaacaataatgaaataatactacagtatattaacatatatttctatatgtGAATCAATGAGGGAAAAATAACGCTACACATTTCATTATTAAGATAACATTACAATTTCGATACAACGTGCATTTAGTTcacaaattaaatgtaaaacgaAAGTTGAATGTGACGACAAGGGTACAGACAAATTGATGCCTTCTAATTAGAAAATAGAAACAGCATCGGATTAATTAGGCCTACCTGCAATAATGTATGACAGCACGCGAGATGTAGTTTCCACCTGACTAACAGTCTCTGGATTATCGCTGATAATCTGTTTGTATCTTTTCCAGCCCCTTTCCACCAGGTGCGCCATTTTCAGTTCTTATCGGAAAACCTCTGATTTAAtgatattatacatatgtaaaacCAAGAGAGATTCGAAGAAAGGGACATAGGAATTTCAGGAAATTGGCAGGAAAAAGTTGAGTAATGTACATAAGAAGATGTTAGTCTATCAGTTATCTAACCGCATGGCGAATTTATAGGAAAGACTAAATTAATTGAAAGACGACATTACTAAAGACGTGAAGTTCAACAAATTAAAAGCTGTATTAGGATAGGAATCCGTACGGCGATTCCTAACATTAGGATGACCGGCAAGGTGACAAGCGTTATAAAGATTAAGATTTGTTGTCACCGTGGACTGTCACACGTCAATATTTTGGCATGGCAGACTTCAGAAACAATCGAAATGGTATGTacagtttttgtatttttggtttttatattttcttccaTAGCATAATCAACAGATGACTTTGGTTACTTCAGTTTACTGTACAGTAGCCTTGTTGTATGGTGTATATTTTAGTGGCAATCGtatattgattatctccctttaagtAATGATGTATAGTGCAcgatatatatatctttttggGCAGTATATTACTATATATCCAGTGTATATAGCATATTTGTGTGTACAAGAATCATACATACTGACTACtagataggtatatatatttctagccAAGTGAAAGATTTTACTGGTCAGCATTCAGCAAGTCTTGTACTGAACAGTGATtaatatatactaatatccTGACTTAATTCACTCCATTCCCGTCGACGACAATCATCAGTCAGAAATCTTCTATCTATCATGTAGAACTACGTTAGCACAGCTTATTCGGTGACCATGCCGTCAAAATGATCACAACCTACACTAATTTTGGGATCTGATATAAAGACTGTGGTTTCTGAGATTGATAAGTGTTCATGTGTACTTATTTTAAACAGGACTGGCTAGAACAGAGGAAATGTTGGATGCTGAAAATCAGCAACGAGTTGAGATGTTGTCATcaaaagtgtccagactaaacAATGTAAGCCTTAATTATAAAGTGTTCTGAAATTATTTTCTGTTggttttttatcaaaacaaaagaaaaagataaCTTTTGATCATTCAAAAGCAAGGATGTATATGCATGTCGAGCATCTTGTTCAAATAAAGgttaatttttaaaaagatttcTCATATAAATTGCACTTCTAAAATTCATTTCATGCCTGAAAAACAGATTGAAGGGAGCTAACCGTTCTAATTTGacaagatttttaaaataatctaGTGGACCAAAGTGTTTTATTGTAAtcgattttatttcaagattgtAATTTTTCAGATCGCTCTTGACTTACAAAATGAGACCAAAAGTTCCAATTTGTACCTTGATGATATGGTAAGTACTATGGAATTAAAATGgtattaacatacatgtactggaTTATTGTGGGTTCTACTTTTGTAGCTGTGACCTTGACTTTGAAAGTTATCAAATAAACTCTTGATGTTATATGTACCAAATTATCtgtttgaaataaaagaaacatgATTAAAGTCTCAGAGGATTGAATacgatattttgataataaactcaaatatttaaaaaaaactgaagGAAAGAATccttgaaaaagtttgaaacatgaAAATAGGTAAAAGTATTAATTAATTCCTTGAATAAGTGATTGAATACATTTATACTGATATTTTTCAGAGTGGTGACTTTGAATCCACACAAGGACTTCTGGGAGGAACTGTGAACAGATTGTCCCATATGGTGTCTTCAAATAAGGGCAACCGCAAACTCATGTGTTACATCATCCTCATATTGGTGCTcctgtttttcttcttttactACCTCATAGGCCGGGTAACTGGAGGTTGAATTGTGTAGGGACAGATTCAGGAGTGGGAGGTAACCATAGGGAGGTCGAGTGGGTCGGGGAAtgtcatataatgtaaataatctTATTTTGGCTCAAACAACTTTTAACACACAATCTTCATCATTgctatataaatgacatacaGGAAATTAAATTAGCACAACCAGCTGTGCAGCATTTCTTGTCTGAAAAAGCCCTAAATAATGCTAAAATAGGtttgtttacaatattaagttaTAGTAATTAATTTAAGTTTAATGCATGGTTATGTGATATCCAAGGatgatagtatatatatatatatgtttggtatgtttgggtgtgtgtGATGGGAGGGGGGAGTAGATATATATGTTTGgtatgtttgggtgtgtgtGATGGGAGGGGGGAGTAGATATATATGTTTGGTATGTTTGGATGTGTGTGATGGGAGGGGGGAGTAGATATATATGTTTGGTATGTTTGGATGTGTGTGATGGGTGGGTGGGTGTGTGTGATGTGAGGGAGATGCATTAAGTGTGGAGGCACATGTGTGTCTTGTTGTGGGGATAAGTGTACAGGTTGGGTTTGGTGAACTTTGGGGTGGGAAGATGGATCTGCTAGCACTTAGTAATATCCAAAAGTATGTGTCTCTTTATATGTGTGGTAATAAAATGTTTGGTCTCTGATGTATGATCTTCAGCCCAAAGGTGATATTTATCGTATAGATcaattaatatatgttttaacatCTTTGATTCTAAAAACAATGTGATAAAGTTTGCATGTGGTAGGGAAATGAATATCGTCCAAGTTTCTTTGATAATTTTCCTTTGTTCAAGTGAGAATGGGTAAGAACTACATACGTATGAAAGAAGCTTAAAATTTGAATGAAGAGAAATTAATTTGAGATTTGGATTGTGTTGTTATACTATTTAAACTTTCATTATCAATGTTACTGTATTTTGGAATTTAATCTGTATTTTATTATGTACAGAGAATACTTTGTGTCTGAATGTTCTTCTAgtgtatatacattaatattgtatgaaattttatttgaaataataattactCATGAAAAAATTCctgttatacatttatttacatgtatgttacatgGAAATGAGTGTCAAAAACATATGTGGAAGTTGTATCATTACCTGATGAAAATGTTGATGTCATCCAAATGGGACTCattcacgtaccatgtgataccgataacatttgtgcgggactattgtttctattggtgatggaatgatgtcaaaTGACATTATCGCgggataacgtcatttcagcaggAAGATTACGAAGAGTtatgttccatcaccactggagatactagtcccgcacaaacgttatcaggtatcaggtcgtacgtgaattagtcccattgtcaaaGTAATGTGAATTCAAGCGTTAAGTTTGGCTGGGACcaaaatattacatacacatacagGTACTTTAAATAAATCAGGATCCTCTTGTAGTGCTGATCGAGTTGTCTGCTAATAAATGTAATATCATAGAGGGAAATCTTGATTACTTTTGGATACATTATTTTCACAGCTAACTGAAGATGCATTTTGATcaattaaatgtacatatgtatatgtctCATAATGTCCACACTCATTTACATACTGTAAGTTTTTGTAGATGACATGATAATTGTTGTATATGGTGACAATTGAATCTGATATcagttgtaaatatataagaaCATTGTGGTATTTATCAAGGTGTTTATCCAATGTCACTTGTTATAATGGTGAGTGCTGAGACCCTTTttatgaaaatagaaataaaaataataaacttcTGATTGACTTAAATTTG
The DNA window shown above is from Argopecten irradians isolate NY chromosome 8, Ai_NY, whole genome shotgun sequence and carries:
- the LOC138329305 gene encoding BET1-like protein, whose amino-acid sequence is MADFRNNRNGLARTEEMLDAENQQRVEMLSSKVSRLNNIALDLQNETKSSNLYLDDMSGDFESTQGLLGGTVNRLSHMVSSNKGNRKLMCYIILILVLLFFFFYYLIGRVTGG